The following is a genomic window from Candidatus Eremiobacteraceae bacterium.
TGCGCGCCGAGAACCCAGCGTCGATCACGTCCGTTCTCGGCCTAAGGGGCATTGGTTGGTTCTTCAGGCACGCCGGCCTCCACCGATGTTGTAGCGCGGGCAGTGGCCGCAGAACGGTCCCGAGCATCGGCGCGCCACATGACTGCGAGTCCGGCGATCGACGCGAAGAGAGCCAAGACCAAACCCCAAGGGTTCGGTAACTCACCGGTCGGTGTAGGCGCAAGCGAACCAAGACTCGCCAGCAACATCCAGATCGCTCCAACCCCGATGACGAGCCAATCGCCCCACCGGTATCGATAAGGCGTTGTTGAGTTCGGCCACTTGAGCTGCTGCATCCGAGTGAAGTGCGATTGGACTTCCGCGTATGCCAGGAACGAAAGAACGCCGAGAAAGTCCAGCGTAGCGGGAAGGCGGAAGAGCCATCCCATCAGCGCGCCGCAGAACGCGAGCAACGGCAACGACGGAACGGGACCGGACTCATATCTGCGCGCTTCATCCTCGACTTCGCCGAACAACTGCCCGTAGACGAAGATGTTGTACACTGGGATCAGCAGCAGCAAGAGCCGCCAAGGCCGATTCTTGTCGCCCTTGATGTAGCCCATCACCCGCGCGATTTTGAAGAGCCAATAGATCTCGTAGAGGCCGAACGACAAGAGAAACAGCAGCGAGAACTGGACGCGGGAAGGCGTGTAGGTGTAGTTCGGGGCGGTGTCCGCCTGAGCTTCTTGAAGCTGCTCCCCGCAGCGCTGGCAACGCCGCGAACCCGGCGCATTATCCTCGCCGCAGATCGAGCATTTCACCGCTGTACCTTCTGGCAGCCGCACCTTGCATATAGGTTACCAAGGAT
Proteins encoded in this region:
- a CDS encoding zinc ribbon domain-containing protein; amino-acid sequence: MRLPEGTAVKCSICGEDNAPGSRRCQRCGEQLQEAQADTAPNYTYTPSRVQFSLLFLLSFGLYEIYWLFKIARVMGYIKGDKNRPWRLLLLLIPVYNIFVYGQLFGEVEDEARRYESGPVPSLPLLAFCGALMGWLFRLPATLDFLGVLSFLAYAEVQSHFTRMQQLKWPNSTTPYRYRWGDWLVIGVGAIWMLLASLGSLAPTPTGELPNPWGLVLALFASIAGLAVMWRADARDRSAATARATTSVEAGVPEEPTNAP